In Lentibacillus amyloliquefaciens, one DNA window encodes the following:
- a CDS encoding CPBP family intramembrane glutamic endopeptidase, whose amino-acid sequence MKQSDIVKQLSDKELSLQLVLSQMIMLGLTFLLSFLLFERVNEWLDYFSFQISDFVFYGLVPGLFIVLIDLLLMKVFPRKYYDDGGINDRIFRNRSVGGILVIALLVSVSEELLFRGVIQTEFGYIVASILFALVHFRYLNKPVLLVSVIFISFYIGYIFVLTENLFVTMIAHFTVDFVLGLIIRFQK is encoded by the coding sequence ATGAAACAAAGTGACATCGTGAAACAATTAAGTGATAAAGAATTGTCGCTGCAATTAGTCCTGAGCCAGATGATCATGTTAGGTCTTACTTTTTTATTAAGTTTCCTGTTATTTGAAAGAGTAAATGAATGGCTGGATTACTTCAGTTTTCAGATAAGTGATTTTGTATTCTATGGTTTGGTGCCGGGCCTTTTTATTGTTCTCATTGATTTGTTGCTCATGAAAGTTTTTCCGAGAAAATACTATGATGATGGCGGGATTAATGATAGAATTTTTAGAAACCGGTCTGTCGGGGGCATTTTGGTGATCGCTTTACTTGTCTCCGTGAGTGAGGAACTTCTTTTTAGGGGTGTGATTCAGACAGAGTTCGGGTATATAGTTGCCAGTATTCTGTTTGCTCTGGTTCATTTTCGTTATTTAAACAAACCGGTACTGCTGGTTTCTGTTATATTTATAAGTTTTTATATTGGGTATATATTTGTTCTTACTGAAAATTTATTTGTTACAATGATTGCTCATTTTACAGTGGATTTTGTATTAGGACTGATTATTCGCTTTCAGAAATGA
- a CDS encoding RecQ family ATP-dependent DNA helicase yields MIKENLKKQLKQQFYIDSFREGQKEIIEDVIEGHDVLGILPTGSGKSLCYQLPATILNGLTIVVSPLISLMEDQVKQLKAAGFKDVVALNSFMRPDEKTDVFNRLDQFKLIYLSPELLQQNEVIGQLKNVRISLFVIDEAHCISQWGHEFRPDYLRLGTVLKKLNNPPLLALSATATKEVQHDIISSLEKPDIISHIYPMDRDNITFMVEKVNNDNEKRNFMMDILRKNRVPTLIYFSSKRKAEEIAAYISGQLSFQRVAFYHGDMEQIDRIIIQQQFMNGQLDIICCTSAFGMGINKRDIRLILHYHFPLQIESFLQETGRAGRDGKSSVSMLLYSPGDEHIQGSIIQNELPAKDNLTGLFNKLYDMYSKDMQLPSSSRIFETLELNEVQCRFLYYQMEKHGMMDGKALIYDSNNWKDSIRKIGHFIEKRTSFKERKLYEMLNWIHEENCLRKHLYKGFQDNYKPPLYGCCSNCGFTFEKWEPEQTETDEVVLYWEAKLKKLLLIEDYNNETK; encoded by the coding sequence TTGATTAAAGAAAACTTAAAAAAACAATTGAAACAGCAATTTTATATTGATTCCTTCCGGGAAGGTCAGAAAGAAATTATAGAAGATGTTATAGAGGGACACGATGTATTGGGTATATTGCCGACTGGTTCGGGGAAATCATTGTGCTATCAGTTGCCTGCAACGATCCTTAATGGTCTCACTATTGTCGTTTCCCCGTTAATCTCTTTAATGGAGGACCAGGTTAAACAGCTGAAAGCAGCAGGATTTAAAGATGTTGTGGCATTAAACAGTTTTATGAGACCAGATGAGAAGACCGACGTTTTCAATCGATTGGATCAGTTTAAATTAATTTATCTGTCCCCGGAACTTCTTCAACAAAATGAAGTGATTGGGCAGCTGAAAAACGTCAGGATTTCATTATTCGTCATAGATGAAGCACATTGCATTTCACAGTGGGGGCATGAATTCAGACCGGACTATTTAAGACTTGGCACTGTATTGAAAAAACTGAACAACCCCCCTTTATTGGCACTCAGTGCGACAGCAACCAAGGAAGTACAGCATGATATCATAAGTTCATTGGAAAAGCCTGATATTATCAGTCATATTTATCCGATGGACAGGGATAATATAACGTTTATGGTGGAAAAGGTTAATAATGACAATGAGAAAAGAAACTTCATGATGGACATCTTAAGGAAAAACAGAGTTCCAACACTCATTTATTTTTCCAGTAAGCGAAAAGCAGAAGAAATTGCTGCATACATATCAGGACAACTTTCTTTCCAGCGAGTGGCATTCTATCATGGGGATATGGAGCAGATAGACAGGATTATAATTCAGCAGCAATTCATGAATGGACAACTTGACATCATCTGTTGTACAAGCGCGTTTGGAATGGGGATCAATAAGCGGGATATACGGCTGATTCTGCACTACCACTTTCCATTGCAAATTGAGTCTTTTCTCCAGGAGACAGGAAGAGCGGGCCGCGACGGCAAATCCAGTGTCAGTATGCTATTATACTCCCCGGGAGACGAACACATCCAAGGGTCGATCATTCAAAATGAACTCCCGGCAAAAGACAACTTAACAGGCTTGTTTAACAAGCTTTATGATATGTATTCGAAAGATATGCAATTGCCGTCATCTTCCCGCATCTTTGAAACGTTAGAACTGAATGAAGTCCAATGCCGATTTTTGTATTATCAAATGGAGAAGCATGGTATGATGGATGGAAAAGCCCTCATTTATGATAGCAATAACTGGAAAGATTCCATTCGCAAAATCGGTCATTTTATTGAAAAAAGAACGTCCTTTAAAGAAAGAAAACTTTACGAAATGTTAAATTGGATCCATGAAGAGAACTGCTTGCGAAAGCATCTTTATAAAGGATTTCAGGACAATTACAAGCCGCCGCTGTATGGTTGCTGCAGCAATTGCGGGTTTACTTTTGAAAAATGGGAGCCGGAACAAACAGAAACCGATGAAGTTGTGCTCTACTGGGAAGCCAAACTTAAAAAGTTATTGCTTATTGAGGATTATAATAATGAAACAAAGTGA
- a CDS encoding helix-turn-helix domain-containing protein codes for MLFNYIILSCCSKFRGDRSTSAVFHLLKGKRSIQTVQDAHIYELNHFYGIYPTLLKQDFDARIHHLIKNDTLLLSQENTAIPTSKGNSWLKQHAGNIPDHYFNGMEYCRHAPVFWERLILMIQTMTNSKQHYFNFIPVIDKTAVTEWVKKQYHLWKNNKSSFLNQLYGELFQLLEHFHKKEANIFVDSLTGYNHYGMSSFQLAERYGLEKVDVPLIRTSLIHRMLMLISQNESMNPLFMQFLQDLPDEAKLTNSANKTKNFMDRGYAAEDIAAIRRLKLNTIYDHMVEIALYDTFFPLGQYVNPDEQDEIRTAIKKTNSYKLKDIKQNADETISYFQIRLVLATDKIT; via the coding sequence TTGCTCTTTAATTATATCATCCTTTCATGCTGTTCCAAATTTCGCGGTGACCGGAGCACTTCAGCTGTCTTTCATTTATTAAAAGGAAAACGTTCAATTCAAACAGTTCAGGATGCTCATATTTATGAGTTGAATCATTTTTATGGAATTTATCCCACTTTATTGAAACAGGACTTTGACGCACGCATACACCATTTGATTAAAAATGATACTCTTTTACTCTCACAAGAGAATACCGCCATACCGACAAGCAAAGGGAACAGCTGGCTCAAACAGCACGCCGGAAATATACCGGATCATTACTTTAATGGCATGGAGTACTGCCGTCACGCGCCTGTTTTCTGGGAGCGGCTCATTCTGATGATTCAAACAATGACAAACAGCAAGCAGCACTATTTTAATTTTATTCCGGTGATAGATAAAACAGCAGTGACGGAGTGGGTTAAAAAACAATATCACTTATGGAAGAATAACAAGTCTTCATTTTTAAATCAGCTCTATGGTGAACTATTTCAATTGCTGGAGCATTTTCACAAAAAAGAAGCAAACATCTTTGTTGATAGCCTGACAGGTTACAATCATTATGGGATGAGCAGTTTTCAGCTTGCTGAACGATATGGACTGGAGAAGGTGGATGTTCCTTTAATCAGGACATCTCTCATTCATCGCATGCTGATGCTTATCAGCCAAAATGAAAGCATGAACCCGCTTTTTATGCAATTTTTGCAGGACTTGCCAGATGAAGCTAAATTAACGAATTCAGCAAATAAAACGAAAAACTTTATGGATAGAGGCTACGCTGCAGAAGATATCGCAGCCATACGACGGTTAAAACTGAATACAATCTATGACCACATGGTCGAAATCGCATTATACGATACATTTTTCCCGCTGGGGCAATATGTGAATCCGGACGAGCAGGATGAAATTCGTACAGCTATCAAAAAGACCAATTCCTATAAACTAAAGGACATCAAGCAGAACGCGGATGAAACCATCAGTTATTTTCAAATTAGACTCGTTTTAGCAACTGATAAAATCACATAG
- a CDS encoding ferredoxin codes for MAKYTIIDQETCIACGACGTTAPDIYDYNDEALAYAVLDENEGAREVPGELEDDVLDAFEGCPTDSVKVADKPFHGDPLKFET; via the coding sequence ATGGCTAAATATACAATTATAGATCAGGAAACTTGTATTGCCTGCGGGGCATGCGGCACTACAGCACCAGATATATATGATTATAACGATGAGGCTTTGGCTTACGCCGTTTTGGATGAGAATGAAGGGGCTCGTGAAGTTCCTGGAGAATTGGAAGATGATGTATTAGATGCTTTTGAAGGCTGTCCGACAGATTCGGTTAAAGTTGCTGACAAACCTTTTCATGGTGACCCGCTGAAATTTGAAACATGA
- a CDS encoding ECF transporter S component, whose protein sequence is MNTYKLTLLALLAALAVVGRSLFVFLPNVQPVTSLVIICGLLLGPVAAAILGLLTTFLSNMLLGMGIWTIWQVIAWVLIGVLSGLIGKCFKKIPVYAIVLFAVFSGYLYGFIISLTTYSIAGKFWPYYLTGLPFDTNHALGNAVFIILLYPIISHFFIKYANNRFYLQNIS, encoded by the coding sequence ATGAACACATATAAACTGACGTTGCTGGCTTTATTGGCGGCACTTGCTGTTGTCGGGCGAAGTTTATTTGTATTTCTTCCGAATGTCCAGCCGGTCACGTCATTGGTTATCATTTGTGGTCTGCTGCTTGGCCCGGTAGCTGCCGCAATACTTGGCCTGTTAACGACATTTCTATCAAATATGCTGCTTGGTATGGGAATATGGACAATCTGGCAAGTCATCGCCTGGGTCTTAATCGGAGTATTAAGCGGCTTGATTGGAAAATGTTTCAAAAAAATTCCTGTTTATGCGATTGTCCTTTTCGCAGTGTTCAGCGGTTACTTATACGGGTTTATCATTTCGTTGACGACTTACTCAATCGCGGGTAAATTTTGGCCATATTATCTAACAGGGCTTCCGTTCGATACGAATCATGCCCTCGGTAATGCCGTATTTATAATCCTTCTCTATCCAATTATCAGTCACTTCTTTATAAAATATGCCAATAACCGTTTTTATCTGCAAAACATCAGCTGA
- a CDS encoding DUF4430 domain-containing protein, producing MNKWFLYIASILIVIGLLAGCGAGGEEQSESNESSTQTAEEENNTEGELGENEVRITISKDNGSEYIDEQEIEVEEGAILMDVMKENFYVETAQDDQFITSIERVSAEEGEDKSWIFEVNGEMANVGAAEYELSPGDEVTFDFQAWE from the coding sequence ATGAATAAATGGTTTTTATACATCGCATCGATTTTGATTGTAATTGGATTGTTAGCAGGCTGTGGCGCAGGCGGGGAAGAGCAATCTGAATCAAATGAAAGCAGCACACAAACTGCTGAAGAAGAAAATAATACTGAAGGTGAACTTGGTGAAAACGAAGTTCGCATTACAATCAGCAAAGATAATGGCAGTGAATATATAGACGAACAGGAAATTGAGGTTGAAGAAGGCGCTATTTTAATGGATGTCATGAAGGAAAACTTTTATGTAGAGACTGCACAAGATGACCAGTTTATAACCTCAATTGAACGGGTTTCCGCTGAGGAAGGGGAAGATAAGTCGTGGATTTTCGAAGTTAATGGTGAAATGGCTAATGTAGGTGCCGCTGAATATGAATTGTCACCTGGCGATGAAGTAACATTTGACTTTCAGGCCTGGGAATAG
- a CDS encoding ATP-binding protein: protein MFWRSVVGKLAITILLLVSFVLFILTILLLEFFETFHVNEAENDMMQTATKVSDMVEQHDDQELAFENAQLVKDPVSRIAVVYGDGTFRVSGSTDDGLNELNPDWLRTDEDLMTVFTNGENVKKETTLPNSSVEAMIVGTPINQGGAVFIYQSLDILNQTKAETTKIILLAAGIAIILTVIFAFFLSTRITSPLIKMREAVLDLTRGEFNTKVPILTHDEIGELAIAFNRMGRQLKFHINALRQEKEQISSIVSSMADGVITLNRNGDMLVTNPPAEQFIQNLYYDKGLEVNGGNHKTPEPLNDILRSVIQDEKEVIREIDSQGRTWVMIMTPLYDQTYIRGAVAVIRDMTEERQMDKMRKDFIANVSHELRTPISMLQGYSEAIIDDVAESKEEKNELAQIIHEESFRMGRLVNELLDLTRMEAGHTQLNKENIEVKSYIERIIKKFGGMAEESHVQLISETNLSVSTISIDADRIEQLFTNLIDNAIRHTKENGYVKVVAGTTGKELYISIEDNGSGIPEEDIPFIFERFYKADKSRAKNEKKKGTGLGLAIAKNIVEAHEGTITVNSRIDEGTMFEIRIPINGQ, encoded by the coding sequence ATGTTCTGGCGCAGTGTAGTAGGTAAGCTAGCAATAACGATATTATTGCTAGTTTCTTTTGTATTATTTATTCTGACTATTTTATTGCTTGAATTTTTTGAAACATTCCATGTCAATGAAGCCGAGAATGATATGATGCAGACAGCCACAAAAGTGTCTGATATGGTGGAACAGCATGATGATCAGGAATTGGCATTTGAAAATGCTCAATTGGTTAAAGATCCGGTAAGCCGTATTGCAGTCGTTTATGGTGATGGAACCTTCCGCGTATCTGGCAGTACAGATGATGGGTTAAATGAGCTGAATCCTGACTGGCTGCGTACAGATGAAGATTTAATGACCGTATTTACGAATGGTGAAAATGTTAAAAAAGAAACCACCCTGCCAAACTCCAGCGTGGAGGCGATGATTGTCGGAACACCGATAAATCAGGGCGGAGCTGTGTTCATCTATCAATCACTGGATATTCTGAATCAAACGAAAGCTGAAACAACTAAAATAATCTTACTGGCTGCCGGGATCGCTATCATTTTGACAGTTATTTTCGCATTCTTTCTGTCAACACGGATCACATCGCCACTTATTAAGATGCGCGAGGCAGTTCTTGACTTAACACGGGGTGAATTCAATACGAAAGTCCCTATTCTGACGCATGACGAGATTGGTGAATTAGCGATAGCTTTTAACAGAATGGGAAGACAGCTTAAATTTCATATCAATGCATTAAGGCAGGAAAAGGAGCAAATCTCAAGTATCGTCAGTTCAATGGCTGATGGTGTCATTACATTAAATCGGAATGGTGACATGCTTGTAACAAATCCGCCTGCAGAACAATTTATTCAAAACCTTTATTATGACAAAGGTCTGGAAGTGAATGGTGGTAATCATAAAACGCCTGAACCATTGAACGATATTTTAAGAAGTGTTATTCAAGATGAAAAAGAAGTTATCCGTGAGATTGACAGTCAAGGGCGTACATGGGTCATGATTATGACGCCGTTGTATGATCAGACTTACATTCGTGGAGCAGTTGCAGTCATCCGTGATATGACCGAAGAAAGACAAATGGATAAGATGCGTAAAGATTTTATTGCCAATGTCTCGCATGAATTGCGAACACCGATTTCAATGCTGCAGGGATACAGTGAAGCAATAATCGACGATGTAGCTGAGTCAAAAGAAGAGAAAAACGAACTGGCTCAAATTATCCATGAGGAATCATTCCGGATGGGAAGGCTCGTCAATGAATTATTGGATTTGACCCGCATGGAAGCAGGACATACACAGCTAAATAAAGAAAATATTGAAGTGAAATCATATATTGAACGGATTATCAAAAAGTTCGGGGGAATGGCTGAAGAAAGTCATGTGCAATTAATTTCTGAGACAAATCTGTCAGTCTCCACTATTTCAATTGATGCAGACCGCATCGAACAGTTGTTTACTAACTTGATTGATAACGCCATCAGACACACGAAAGAAAATGGCTATGTGAAAGTGGTTGCCGGAACGACAGGAAAAGAATTGTATATCTCCATAGAAGATAATGGTAGCGGCATACCTGAAGAAGATATACCGTTCATCTTCGAGCGATTCTATAAAGCGGATAAATCACGTGCTAAAAATGAAAAGAAAAAAGGGACAGGTTTAGGGCTTGCCATCGCTAAAAATATCGTTGAGGCACATGAAGGAACGATTACCGTTAACAGTAGAATAGATGAGGGGACGATGTTCGAAATCAGAATTCCGATAAATGGGCAATAA
- a CDS encoding response regulator transcription factor, with the protein MEENPKILVVDDEDRIRRLVRMYLEKEDFLVEEAADGQEALGLALAADYDVILLDIMMPEMDGIEMTKELRKEKNTPIIMLTAKGEESNRVQGFEVGTDDYIVKPFSPREVVLRVKAVLRRVTSSKYNEAEKPTKNLIVFPYLTIDYDAHRVTSEGSEVSLTPKEYELLCFLAEAPDKVFSREVLLKEVWEYEFFGDLRTVDTHVKRLREKLNHVSKQAAEMIVTVWGVGYKFEVDDA; encoded by the coding sequence ATGGAGGAAAATCCAAAAATACTTGTAGTAGATGATGAAGACCGTATCCGCAGATTAGTACGCATGTATCTTGAAAAAGAAGATTTTCTTGTTGAGGAGGCGGCAGATGGACAAGAGGCTTTAGGCCTCGCATTGGCTGCAGACTATGATGTCATTTTGCTTGATATTATGATGCCCGAGATGGACGGTATTGAAATGACAAAAGAGTTACGCAAAGAAAAAAACACGCCAATTATCATGCTTACGGCAAAAGGAGAGGAATCAAATCGCGTTCAAGGGTTTGAAGTCGGAACAGATGACTATATTGTTAAACCGTTCAGTCCTCGAGAAGTCGTATTGCGTGTCAAAGCCGTGTTAAGAAGAGTTACTTCCAGCAAGTATAATGAAGCAGAGAAACCAACAAAAAATTTAATTGTTTTTCCCTATTTAACCATAGACTACGATGCACATCGGGTAACATCTGAGGGCAGCGAAGTGAGTCTGACACCGAAAGAATATGAGTTGTTATGTTTCCTTGCTGAAGCCCCGGATAAAGTGTTCAGCAGAGAAGTGCTGCTTAAGGAAGTGTGGGAATATGAATTTTTTGGCGATTTAAGAACCGTTGATACGCACGTGAAAAGACTTCGGGAAAAACTGAATCATGTATCCAAGCAGGCTGCAGAAATGATTGTGACTGTCTGGGGTGTCGGATATAAATTTGAGGTAGATGATGCATAA
- the ccsB gene encoding c-type cytochrome biogenesis protein CcsB, translated as MDSLVNISSTMLYAAFVLYLIATLFFGATIRQKNKKTKEGISGKIGITLTIIGFLAQIVYFITRWIASGHAPVSNMFEFMTFFGMGLVFAFIIIYFIYKLNILGLFALPIAMIVIAFASVFPTEIAPLVPSLQSNWLYIHVTTVALGEAILSISFVAGLIYLIRQIDQTVRTKRTTWLEVILIGLFIFVGFSLISAAFNISGYSAEFEYSAANGQTMTTDYHLPPIAGPNEGELLTGDRMEPLFAAPGWMQGVDAARKFNTLIWSVLTGLVLYGLLRLILRKRIGAAIQPFLKKAKPDMLDEVSYRAVAIGFPVFTLGGLIFASIWAQIAWDRFWGWDPKEVWALVTWFFYAAFLHLRLSRGWHGEKSAWLAVVGFAIIMFNLIAVNLILAGLHSYA; from the coding sequence ATGGATTCTTTAGTAAATATAAGCAGCACAATGCTCTATGCAGCATTCGTCCTGTATTTAATTGCCACCTTATTCTTTGGCGCGACAATCAGGCAAAAAAATAAAAAAACCAAGGAAGGTATAAGCGGTAAAATTGGAATTACGCTCACTATCATCGGTTTTCTGGCCCAGATTGTATACTTTATTACAAGATGGATAGCGAGCGGACATGCCCCCGTCAGTAACATGTTTGAATTTATGACGTTTTTTGGCATGGGATTGGTATTTGCGTTTATTATCATTTACTTTATCTATAAGTTAAATATATTGGGATTGTTTGCCCTTCCGATTGCTATGATTGTGATTGCGTTTGCAAGTGTATTCCCGACCGAAATTGCGCCATTGGTCCCGTCATTGCAAAGTAACTGGTTGTATATACACGTTACAACCGTTGCCTTAGGCGAGGCCATATTGTCGATCAGCTTTGTAGCCGGACTCATCTATTTGATCAGGCAAATCGATCAAACAGTCAGGACGAAACGCACCACATGGCTTGAAGTCATCTTGATTGGTCTGTTTATTTTTGTCGGATTCAGTCTGATATCGGCAGCGTTTAACATATCGGGCTACAGTGCGGAATTCGAGTACTCAGCAGCTAATGGACAGACGATGACAACCGATTACCATTTACCGCCGATTGCCGGCCCGAATGAAGGAGAATTATTGACAGGCGACCGGATGGAACCATTATTTGCTGCTCCGGGATGGATGCAAGGTGTTGATGCTGCGCGCAAATTCAATACACTTATTTGGTCAGTGCTGACCGGACTGGTATTATACGGTTTACTCCGGCTGATTCTGCGAAAACGAATTGGAGCAGCTATTCAGCCCTTCCTGAAAAAAGCAAAACCTGATATGCTGGATGAAGTATCTTATCGAGCAGTTGCTATCGGTTTTCCGGTATTTACTTTGGGAGGCTTAATATTTGCATCGATTTGGGCACAGATTGCCTGGGACCGTTTTTGGGGCTGGGATCCCAAAGAAGTTTGGGCCCTGGTAACATGGTTTTTCTATGCCGCATTCCTTCATTTGCGTTTATCGAGAGGTTGGCATGGTGAAAAATCGGCCTGGCTTGCTGTTGTAGGTTTTGCGATTATCATGTTCAACCTGATTGCAGTGAACCTGATTTTAGCAGGACTTCACTCCTATGCATAG
- the resB gene encoding cytochrome c biogenesis protein ResB, protein MQKIKCECGHVNPEGTVLCEACGKPVEENQHIDGNDQRKLLNMRYEGSARRSQTYNKSIVDKIWNFFSSVKVGVWLIVLALLASGAGTIFPQEQYIPAGAANRDPSVYYEATYGIMGQIYYQLGFHNLYSSWWYLLLIALIGISLVICSIDRFVPLFKALKRQKPRRHAQFLKRQRLFSKTDQITDDDKSAVVSKLKKKHYKIREEKGHILAEKGRFSRWGPYVNHIGLIIILIAALLRMTPFMYMDEYVWVREGETTVIPGTDSEYHIENKEFILETYDENDERFQEAIQQEGMVEKNFQTNAVIYKETGENIAGAEPELEKVTEEEIRMNHPLKFDGYTLYQAGYQQNEFESMSFKIHETNDSEETSLGEFQVDLTDPKDEYTLDNGFRVVLSQYYPDYELDEGEPRSKTNYPRNPAFVFTVHPPDNEEPEMSFVGIGRNVDASGENDYKLGVQDFDTRYASGLTVRVDHTLPFFIIGAAIFMIGVIQGMYWQHRRIWLNPEDEGIILAGHTNKNWFGLKKDIEYAIEDTNVKMVDDQQELE, encoded by the coding sequence ATGCAAAAAATAAAGTGTGAGTGCGGGCATGTTAATCCTGAGGGTACCGTCCTCTGTGAAGCATGCGGCAAACCGGTGGAAGAAAACCAGCATATTGATGGTAACGATCAGCGGAAACTGTTAAATATGCGTTATGAAGGAAGTGCCCGCAGATCACAGACTTATAATAAATCGATTGTTGATAAAATATGGAATTTCTTTTCTTCTGTCAAAGTTGGCGTTTGGCTGATTGTCCTTGCACTGCTGGCCTCAGGTGCCGGAACCATCTTCCCGCAGGAACAATACATACCGGCAGGGGCAGCCAATCGTGACCCGTCTGTTTATTATGAAGCGACGTATGGTATTATGGGGCAGATATATTACCAACTTGGTTTTCATAATCTGTACAGTTCCTGGTGGTACTTGCTGCTGATTGCACTAATCGGTATTTCACTTGTTATTTGCAGTATTGATCGATTTGTCCCTTTGTTTAAAGCATTAAAACGTCAAAAACCAAGGCGTCATGCCCAGTTTCTGAAACGGCAGCGTCTGTTTAGCAAAACCGACCAAATAACAGATGACGATAAATCAGCAGTTGTCTCCAAGCTAAAGAAAAAGCATTATAAAATACGTGAAGAAAAAGGCCACATACTGGCGGAAAAGGGACGATTTTCACGGTGGGGTCCATACGTCAACCATATTGGTCTGATTATCATTCTAATTGCAGCACTGCTTCGTATGACTCCGTTTATGTATATGGATGAATATGTCTGGGTTCGGGAAGGCGAAACGACCGTTATCCCTGGAACAGACAGTGAATATCACATTGAAAACAAGGAATTTATTTTAGAAACGTATGATGAAAATGATGAACGGTTCCAGGAAGCAATTCAGCAAGAGGGCATGGTCGAAAAAAACTTTCAGACAAACGCCGTCATTTATAAAGAGACCGGTGAAAATATTGCAGGGGCTGAACCGGAACTGGAAAAAGTCACTGAAGAAGAAATACGTATGAATCATCCATTGAAATTTGATGGCTATACGCTGTACCAAGCCGGTTATCAACAGAATGAATTTGAAAGCATGTCATTTAAAATACATGAAACAAATGATTCTGAGGAAACATCACTCGGTGAATTTCAAGTAGATTTGACAGACCCTAAAGACGAATATACGCTTGATAATGGCTTCCGGGTTGTTCTCAGCCAATACTATCCGGATTATGAGCTTGACGAAGGAGAGCCAAGATCCAAAACGAATTATCCAAGAAATCCTGCTTTTGTGTTTACTGTCCATCCTCCTGATAATGAAGAACCTGAAATGAGTTTTGTTGGAATTGGCAGAAACGTTGACGCATCAGGAGAAAACGATTATAAACTGGGTGTCCAGGATTTTGACACGCGTTACGCGAGCGGGTTGACCGTGAGGGTGGATCATACGTTGCCATTCTTTATAATTGGAGCAGCTATCTTCATGATTGGTGTTATTCAAGGGATGTACTGGCAGCATCGGAGAATATGGCTGAATCCTGAAGATGAAGGTATCATACTGGCCGGTCATACCAATAAAAACTGGTTTGGACTTAAGAAGGATATTGAATATGCAATAGAAGACACCAATGTGAAAATGGTTGACGATCAGCAGGAACTTGAATAG
- the resA gene encoding thiol-disulfide oxidoreductase ResA has translation MSGPVAKGNKQHKKKQRLIFRTVVLAVLLVAVIYALASNFTKDQTEVRAGTQAPDFKLEQINKNNEKETIQLSELEGKGVMLNFWGTWCEPCEDEMPYMESLYPEYKEKGVEIIAVNLDTTQFVVDRFINKYDLTFPVPYDSNEEVMNTYQVGPLPTTFFINPEREIVEVVEGGLTLDKIEGYLQQIQPEQ, from the coding sequence ATGAGTGGACCAGTGGCAAAAGGCAACAAACAGCATAAGAAAAAACAGCGTCTTATTTTCAGGACGGTTGTATTGGCTGTCTTGCTAGTTGCAGTTATATACGCTTTAGCATCCAACTTTACGAAAGATCAAACAGAAGTCAGAGCAGGCACACAAGCCCCGGATTTTAAGCTTGAACAAATTAATAAGAATAACGAGAAAGAAACCATTCAGTTAAGCGAACTGGAGGGAAAGGGTGTCATGTTGAATTTTTGGGGGACATGGTGTGAACCATGTGAAGATGAGATGCCCTATATGGAATCACTCTATCCGGAATATAAGGAAAAAGGCGTGGAAATAATCGCAGTCAATCTTGATACAACTCAATTTGTTGTGGACCGGTTTATTAATAAATATGATTTGACTTTCCCTGTGCCGTATGATTCAAATGAAGAAGTCATGAACACTTATCAAGTGGGACCTTTGCCGACAACATTCTTTATCAACCCTGAGAGGGAAATCGTTGAAGTGGTAGAGGGCGGACTGACGCTTGATAAAATAGAAGGTTATCTGCAGCAGATACAGCCGGAACAATAG